A DNA window from Arachis duranensis cultivar V14167 chromosome 3, aradu.V14167.gnm2.J7QH, whole genome shotgun sequence contains the following coding sequences:
- the LOC127739640 gene encoding uncharacterized protein LOC127739640: MPKKARFKKNARVSPPRQQPIAAPPVSPPSDDDDWLIPPPPNNGGVSSGAILQPFRPPRSEPRPVSHAASGSQVTEPCNEDIDPEAQEVDSFEEHIERILENSDAEKRKGRKTTEFWNVDLIDSEGIVKPAKMSVREAMEQSLNGSKIILRFNEELQAVGDRAGLLSGILGALGSDYSKFPICEKSWAKV; this comes from the exons ATGCCCAAGAAAGCTCGCTTCAAGAAAAACGCAAGAGTGTCGCCACCGCGTCAGCAGCCTATAGCTGCACCTCCTGTGTCTCCACCATCCGATGACGATGACTGGCTCATCCCTCCACCCCCCAATAATGGTGGTGTCTCTAGTGGGGCTATTCTGCAACCCTTTCGTCCACCCAGGAGCGAACCAAGACCTGTGTCACATGCCGCTAGTGGTTCACAAGTGACGGAACCGTGCAATGAAGACATTGACCCAGAGGCGCAAGAGGTAGATTCGTTTGAGGAACACATTGAAAGGATTTTAGAGAATTCTGATGCTGAAAAGCGCAAAGGACGAAAGACCACTGAGTTTTGGAATGTTGATCTCATTG attCTGAAGGAATTGTCAAGCCAGCTAAAATGAGTGTGAGAGAGGCTATGGAGCAGTCTCTTAATGGTAGCAAGATCATATTGAGGTTCAATGAAGAACTGCAAGCAGTCGGAGATAGAGCTGGCCTGTTGAGTGGCATTCTAGGAGCGCTGGGTTCTGATTACAGCAAATTTCCTATCTGTGAAAAGAGTTGGGCAAAGGTCTAG
- the LOC127739660 gene encoding uncharacterized protein LOC127739660, whose protein sequence is MGKSWKDTRGRLYNSHYKPLWTLEQNLEKRPEGIPREHWKWYIDYRNDPATKAKRKQNRLNQKKQLYTHTGGSKSLARAREEESEKQGRKVGKGEIFILKHKRSDGSYIHEEARKIGEKIHEIEQLDESTRLLSQNDSLAQALSKEHPGRVRGMGHGPTPSQLFRPSSQPPVDRAQVEETQRMLRELQAEVTTANLK, encoded by the exons atgggaaaGTCCTGGAAGGACACAAGGGGGAGGCTATATAACTCCCATTACAAACCATTATGGACACTTGAGCAGAATCTTGAGAAGCGCCCGGAGGGAATTCCTAGAGAGCACTGGAAGTGGTACATTGACTATCGTAATGATCCTGCGACAAAG gCGAAACGCAAGCAAAACAGGCTGAATCAAAAGAAGCAACTTTACACACACACTGGCGGTTCTAAAAGCTTGGCTAGGGCAAGAGAAGAAGAG TCAGAAAAGCAAGGGAGGAAAGTTGGTAAAGGAGAAATATTTATCCTAAAGCACAAAAGATCTGATGGAAGTTATATACATGAAGAAGCTCGGAAGATTGGT GAAAAAATACATGAGATTGAGCAGCTGGATGAATCTACAAGATTATTGTCACAAAATGATTCACTTGCCCAAGCTCTCAGTAAAGAGCACCCGGGTAGAGTGCGTGGGATGGGACACGGGCCGACACCAAGTCAACTCTTCCGTCCGAGTTCGCAGCCGCCGGTGGATAGAGCTCAAGTAGAAGAGACCCAAAGGATGCTGCGTGAACTACAGGCGGAGGTGACAACCGCAAACTTGAAGTGA